One window of Desulfobacca acetoxidans DSM 11109 genomic DNA carries:
- a CDS encoding outer membrane beta-barrel protein: MENRRGSLAGLGGLVTLMFMVLLIGTAFGQEKEKAATPPSTAAEEAEKVALPEEEEEKPPLLPEEPGYFPGLLPPSPYGTLSEVGPITGVMAPYGYPAAYDTLLRGWKAHRLGPVIVAPYFEYDGIYRSNIYQTSNNKQSDFVNCLNPGIRFELPILSRHKVSVGYLGNYYIYSENSDQSHYDHNVNADAVVNFRNNLSLRFGNTYRSATEERNVSTSRKRNYDRINPYFTGTYAFADKWKFQGSYEYDCLDFADIQDRRNEYREHIGGMTLYYKFWPKTAALVQYIITSREYPYEPRGDNMSHTPLLGLTWDPTAKLSGTVKFGYTMKKFDQDVVGRDDSPDSWAMSLQTLYRYSRFTTFTLTGQHSIQEDIDLGNNNAYRNTGIYASWNHDWHFIRAAVYLAFAYTRNDYLGTIFDTGTGQFINRLDDIFSFGGGISRPITSWLRARLDYQYIDRSSNLSNYTYNEHRMLVGLQSSF; this comes from the coding sequence ATGGAAAACCGCCGGGGAAGTTTGGCAGGGCTCGGTGGATTGGTAACCTTAATGTTCATGGTTTTGCTAATCGGGACGGCCTTCGGTCAGGAAAAAGAAAAGGCCGCAACCCCGCCGTCTACGGCGGCGGAGGAGGCCGAAAAAGTGGCGCTTCCCGAGGAAGAAGAGGAGAAGCCGCCGCTCTTGCCGGAGGAACCGGGTTATTTTCCCGGTCTGCTGCCGCCCAGCCCCTATGGCACATTGTCTGAAGTAGGGCCGATAACCGGGGTGATGGCGCCGTATGGCTATCCGGCCGCCTATGACACCCTGCTCCGGGGATGGAAGGCCCACCGTCTGGGACCGGTGATTGTCGCACCGTATTTTGAGTACGACGGCATCTATCGCAGCAACATCTACCAGACCTCCAATAACAAACAATCTGATTTTGTCAACTGCCTTAATCCCGGCATACGCTTCGAACTGCCGATATTAAGCCGCCACAAGGTCTCGGTCGGCTATCTGGGCAATTACTATATATACTCGGAGAACAGCGATCAGAGCCATTATGATCATAACGTCAATGCCGACGCCGTGGTGAATTTCCGCAACAACCTATCGCTGCGCTTCGGCAACACCTACCGGTCGGCCACCGAAGAGCGGAACGTCAGTACTTCCCGCAAGCGCAATTATGACCGGATTAACCCCTATTTTACGGGTACCTACGCCTTTGCCGACAAGTGGAAGTTTCAAGGCTCCTACGAGTATGACTGTCTGGATTTCGCCGATATCCAGGATCGTCGAAATGAATACCGGGAACATATCGGCGGGATGACCCTGTACTATAAATTTTGGCCCAAAACCGCCGCCCTGGTGCAATATATCATTACCTCCCGAGAGTATCCTTACGAGCCTCGGGGCGATAATATGAGCCATACGCCTCTCCTCGGCCTGACTTGGGACCCGACGGCCAAATTGAGCGGTACGGTGAAATTCGGTTACACTATGAAGAAATTTGACCAGGACGTGGTGGGTCGGGATGATTCGCCTGACTCCTGGGCCATGAGTCTACAGACGCTGTATCGCTACAGCAGATTTACCACCTTTACCTTAACCGGACAGCACTCCATTCAGGAAGATATTGACCTGGGCAACAACAACGCCTACCGGAATACCGGCATCTATGCCTCCTGGAACCATGATTGGCACTTCATCCGGGCGGCAGTCTATCTGGCGTTTGCTTATACCAGAAACGATTATCTCGGTACGATCTTCGATACCGGAACCGGACAGTTTATCAATCGATTGGATGACATCTTTTCCTTCGGGGGCGGCATTAGCCGGCCAATCACCAGTTGGCTGCGGGCGCGGTTGGATTATCAATATATTGATCGGAGTTCCAACCTCAGCAATTATACTTACAACGAACATCGGATGTTGGTTGGTCTACAGTCTTCTTTCTGA
- a CDS encoding tetratricopeptide repeat-containing S1 family peptidase: MTWFRQRSNLSLRLARWLLVLWGATIWACPAPAAVPAPAAVTVVGLDAEGTPQRHGMGVILENGLVLSSNSILGADGLAVIKTADGTLHLSKPPLWQDFLQGLCLLEVEGLAVSSPLQPAQGKWRPPLKVGLAVLTGKGPSLTEGTITGVLALSPRITLLKITSGDIQIMDGTPVFSGDGRLLGMYHDFADLRLCLALNSQDLPKKIQRREAGTSITATAPTPLPPEVYQAFWEGVAASLREDWSKAGEHFDAALKNEAVLPEAALGRGVARQHLKDNIGAILDCQKALKWEPGYALAYFWLGRAQEESGLLTEAATAYHRAKELAPDMREPWLHLGLLAYRGGKLATAKEFLQQVPDDFPQALEKWWRLGQIYLTEQRWEEAQEAFGHALSLRPNYLPALVERGKLLVKLGRPEEAIPLLEQAVAQQPEQTHIRYHLALAYHFSWRQAAAWEEYWKLRRQHSALAPRLAALLENQH; the protein is encoded by the coding sequence ATGACGTGGTTTAGGCAACGGTCAAATCTTTCATTAAGGCTGGCGCGGTGGCTGCTGGTCTTATGGGGCGCGACTATCTGGGCGTGTCCGGCACCGGCGGCTGTTCCGGCGCCTGCGGCAGTGACCGTGGTAGGCCTGGATGCCGAAGGAACGCCGCAACGGCATGGAATGGGAGTTATTCTCGAAAATGGTCTGGTTCTCAGCAGTAACAGCATCCTAGGAGCTGACGGGCTGGCCGTCATTAAAACGGCGGACGGCACCCTGCATCTTAGCAAACCGCCACTCTGGCAGGATTTTTTACAGGGGTTATGCCTGTTGGAGGTCGAAGGTTTGGCCGTGTCGTCCCCGCTGCAACCTGCTCAAGGAAAGTGGCGTCCACCGCTAAAGGTTGGCTTAGCCGTCTTGACCGGAAAAGGCCCTTCCCTGACAGAAGGTACGATAACCGGTGTCTTGGCCCTCTCTCCCCGGATCACGCTGCTCAAAATTACCTCAGGGGATATCCAGATCATGGATGGGACTCCTGTATTTTCGGGAGATGGACGGCTTTTAGGCATGTATCATGATTTTGCCGACCTGCGGCTCTGTCTGGCCCTAAACAGTCAGGACCTGCCTAAGAAAATTCAACGCCGGGAAGCAGGAACATCAATAACTGCGACTGCACCGACGCCTCTGCCTCCGGAAGTCTATCAGGCCTTTTGGGAGGGCGTAGCCGCCAGTTTAAGGGAAGATTGGAGCAAAGCCGGGGAGCACTTCGACGCCGCCCTGAAGAACGAGGCCGTCCTCCCCGAAGCAGCATTAGGACGGGGCGTGGCCCGACAGCATTTAAAAGATAATATCGGTGCGATTCTTGATTGCCAGAAGGCCTTAAAGTGGGAGCCGGGCTATGCCTTGGCCTATTTCTGGCTGGGGCGCGCCCAGGAGGAATCCGGACTGTTGACCGAGGCTGCGACTGCCTATCATCGGGCCAAAGAATTGGCCCCGGACATGCGTGAGCCCTGGCTGCATCTCGGACTGTTGGCCTACCGCGGCGGTAAGTTGGCAACAGCCAAAGAATTCCTGCAGCAGGTGCCGGATGACTTCCCGCAAGCCCTCGAGAAGTGGTGGCGGCTGGGACAGATATACCTGACTGAGCAGCGTTGGGAAGAGGCCCAAGAGGCCTTTGGTCACGCCTTATCACTGCGACCGAATTATCTGCCGGCCCTCGTGGAGCGCGGCAAACTGCTAGTAAAATTGGGGCGGCCGGAGGAAGCGATTCCTCTCTTGGAACAGGCGGTAGCACAACAGCCGGAGCAGACTCACATCCGTTACCACCTGGCTCTGGCCTATCACTTTTCCTGGCGACAGGCGGCAGCCTGGGAAGAATATTGGAAGCTGCGGCGGCAACACTCAGCCCTGGCCCCGCGTCTGGCGGCCTTGTTGGAAAATCAGCATTGA
- the nusG gene encoding transcription termination/antitermination protein NusG: protein MYQESLGNYQQTYYPAGVWGAAGNGTASWYVVYTACHHEFRVEQRLKRSGRETFLPWIAVPSRRCDRRLQINVPLFPGYLFIREQLTPVVYHEIVRLPGVARILRCNGGYATVCPEVIESIRQSLASLRPCGPHAFVQRGKQVRVVEGPLRGIVGIIKELKHRKRRLVITVELFKRSMAVELDDDAVEPY, encoded by the coding sequence ATGTACCAAGAAAGCCTAGGGAATTACCAGCAGACGTACTACCCGGCCGGCGTGTGGGGAGCGGCGGGAAATGGGACGGCTTCCTGGTATGTAGTGTATACGGCCTGTCATCACGAATTTCGGGTCGAGCAGCGGTTAAAGCGGAGCGGCCGGGAAACCTTTCTGCCTTGGATTGCTGTACCCAGCCGGCGGTGCGATCGGCGGCTGCAGATCAATGTTCCCCTCTTTCCGGGATATCTTTTTATCCGGGAGCAGTTGACGCCCGTGGTGTACCACGAAATTGTCCGGCTGCCTGGAGTGGCTCGGATTTTGCGGTGCAATGGCGGCTATGCCACGGTATGCCCGGAAGTTATCGAATCTATCCGGCAGTCTTTGGCGAGTTTGCGCCCGTGCGGACCTCATGCGTTTGTACAACGCGGCAAGCAGGTTCGGGTGGTTGAGGGTCCTTTACGGGGGATTGTCGGCATTATCAAAGAGCTGAAACATCGGAAGCGCCGCCTGGTCATAACCGTAGAGCTATTCAAGCGATCCATGGCGGTTGAATTAGACGATGATGCGGTGGAGCCGTATTAA
- a CDS encoding PEP/pyruvate-binding domain-containing protein, which produces MNIFRWFKGKGKSAPSSGMEAFKKKYESFKNLLDANNDALELMARLESVAEGDFVFDIQFIRSRSSSILAKVGIIVEALNVLGDNRYEAIKGIYEDLQTKISSEVSTALPDEIIPLALPLTQIDRRHLSQVGAKNANLGEMKNRLGLPTPDGFALTHAAYHSVVAENDLTDRIRHLLYTIDPNNLEELTAEGESLKMAFREAVIPTRLREEVTQHYQQLVALLGYAPPLALRSSGIYEDQEFSFAGLFLTRLNVSFQDFFPAYLEVLASQFNPRALVYLCQKRLTHREQAMSVGCLAMVPAAAAGVMFTVDPLSGASDVILIDATWGLGPAVVDGAVTPDRFFLAKKPTLTLIDQHIHDKPILLAGLEGAAGLTTMAVSGDQRTQPALTEEQLLTIGRYGLQLEDHFGEPQDIEFAIDPPGTIVLMQTRPLQVLASQPEEASPAFEQERHPVLIDNGTVACFGVVSGPAFVIGEDQELSEFPEGAILVARHTSVRYGMILHKARGMVIDIGSATSHLAILAREFKIPTLVDAGQATTTLRSGQIITLDATHLRVYEGEIPELLAETAKKTATVSETAIYAKLRRVLRWITPLNLVDPKLSDLTPAACKTLHDITRFAHQMGISEMFKLAEQASQYDIQSVRLKTPIPLNLHIIDLGGGLETGRHARFIPPESITSIPMQAVWRGISHPEISWAGPIPIDVKGLYSVVSRSLTAAPAEHADFWSRTFAIVSRNYVNFSSRLGYHFATIDAYVSDTRNDNYITFRFKGGAADEVRRGRRVRFLGAVLKKLDFEVEVTGDLVVGRLWKYPRELLEEKLDLLGRLMGCARQRDMLMADDAMVDRYAEAFLAGRYRFEGEAGSVPSEKIQERHSS; this is translated from the coding sequence TTGAATATTTTTAGATGGTTTAAAGGTAAAGGCAAATCCGCCCCGAGCTCGGGGATGGAAGCCTTTAAGAAAAAATACGAGAGTTTTAAAAATCTTTTGGATGCCAACAATGACGCCCTGGAGCTCATGGCGCGGCTGGAATCGGTTGCCGAAGGTGATTTTGTCTTTGATATCCAGTTTATCCGCTCTCGCAGCAGCTCGATCCTGGCCAAGGTCGGGATCATCGTTGAAGCGCTCAATGTCCTGGGTGACAACCGGTATGAGGCTATCAAAGGCATCTATGAGGATTTACAAACCAAAATTTCTAGTGAAGTCTCTACGGCTTTGCCGGATGAGATCATTCCCCTGGCCCTGCCCCTCACTCAGATAGACCGGCGCCACCTGAGCCAGGTAGGCGCAAAAAACGCCAATCTGGGCGAAATGAAAAACCGTCTAGGTCTTCCTACACCTGATGGCTTTGCCCTCACCCATGCGGCCTATCATTCAGTCGTGGCCGAGAATGACCTGACCGACCGCATCCGGCACCTTTTATATACTATCGATCCGAACAACCTGGAAGAACTGACGGCAGAGGGCGAGTCGTTAAAAATGGCCTTCCGGGAGGCCGTTATCCCGACCCGACTCCGGGAGGAAGTCACCCAACACTACCAACAGTTAGTAGCCCTTTTGGGATATGCCCCCCCTCTGGCCCTCAGAAGCAGCGGCATCTATGAGGATCAGGAATTTTCCTTTGCCGGCCTGTTCCTTACCAGATTAAATGTTTCCTTTCAGGATTTCTTCCCGGCATATCTGGAAGTCCTGGCCAGCCAGTTTAATCCGCGGGCTCTGGTGTATCTCTGCCAGAAAAGGCTGACACACCGGGAGCAGGCCATGAGCGTCGGTTGCCTGGCCATGGTGCCAGCCGCGGCGGCGGGGGTCATGTTCACGGTTGACCCCCTGAGTGGCGCCAGCGACGTCATCCTAATTGACGCCACCTGGGGTTTGGGGCCGGCGGTGGTAGACGGGGCGGTGACTCCGGACCGGTTTTTTCTGGCCAAGAAACCGACTTTAACACTCATTGACCAACATATTCACGATAAACCCATACTCTTAGCGGGCTTGGAGGGAGCCGCCGGTTTGACCACTATGGCGGTGAGCGGCGACCAGAGGACCCAACCGGCCTTAACCGAGGAACAGTTGCTGACTATTGGCCGTTATGGACTGCAATTGGAGGACCATTTCGGGGAACCGCAGGACATTGAATTTGCCATTGACCCGCCAGGAACGATTGTGCTGATGCAGACCCGCCCGTTACAGGTTTTGGCTTCGCAACCGGAGGAAGCCTCTCCGGCTTTCGAGCAGGAGCGTCATCCGGTGTTGATTGACAACGGCACCGTGGCCTGTTTCGGGGTGGTCAGCGGACCGGCTTTTGTCATCGGCGAGGATCAGGAGCTAAGTGAATTCCCGGAAGGGGCGATTCTGGTGGCAAGACATACCAGCGTCCGCTACGGCATGATTCTTCATAAAGCCCGGGGCATGGTCATCGACATCGGCAGCGCCACCTCCCACCTGGCAATTCTGGCTCGCGAATTTAAGATCCCGACCCTGGTGGACGCTGGCCAGGCAACGACAACACTCCGTTCGGGCCAGATCATTACTTTGGATGCCACCCACCTGCGCGTCTATGAAGGCGAGATCCCGGAGTTGCTGGCCGAAACTGCCAAAAAAACCGCCACTGTCAGCGAAACCGCCATTTACGCCAAGCTACGCCGGGTACTGCGCTGGATTACGCCCCTGAATCTGGTAGATCCGAAGTTAAGCGACTTGACGCCCGCCGCCTGCAAGACTCTGCACGATATCACCCGCTTCGCCCACCAGATGGGCATCAGCGAGATGTTCAAGCTGGCGGAACAGGCCAGCCAATATGACATACAATCAGTCCGACTCAAAACGCCCATTCCTCTCAACCTGCATATCATCGATCTTGGCGGAGGCCTCGAGACCGGCCGCCATGCCAGGTTCATTCCACCGGAGTCCATCACCTCCATACCCATGCAAGCCGTGTGGCGCGGCATCAGCCATCCGGAGATCTCCTGGGCCGGGCCTATTCCCATCGATGTCAAGGGCCTTTATTCCGTAGTTTCCCGCTCCTTGACGGCGGCGCCGGCCGAACATGCGGACTTCTGGTCCCGCACCTTTGCCATCGTCTCTCGAAACTACGTGAACTTCAGCTCGCGTCTGGGCTACCACTTCGCCACCATCGACGCCTATGTCAGCGACACCCGCAATGACAACTATATCACCTTCCGCTTTAAGGGTGGCGCCGCCGACGAAGTACGCCGGGGACGGCGGGTGCGGTTTCTCGGCGCCGTCCTAAAAAAACTGGATTTTGAGGTGGAAGTAACCGGCGATCTGGTCGTAGGGCGGCTGTGGAAATACCCTCGGGAACTGCTGGAGGAGAAGCTTGACCTCCTGGGCCGCCTTATGGGCTGCGCCCGCCAACGGGATATGCTCATGGCTGATGATGCCATGGTAGATCGGTACGCCGAGGCTTTTCTGGCAGGCAGATACCGTTTCGAAGGCGAAGCCGGCAGCGTCCCTTCCGAGAAAATCCAGGAACGCCACTCCTCCTAA
- a CDS encoding response regulator has protein sequence MPETIVIIDDEPDLLDLLKLILTEKTDYTILTTTDPKQALDWHREHHADVFISDLRMPQMEGIELLKLVKDLDPDTPFIIMTAFGTIESAVEAMRQGAFDYITKPFRKEQILMTINKAFNQRRKSQARA, from the coding sequence ATGCCAGAGACTATTGTAATAATCGACGATGAACCGGATCTGTTGGATCTGTTGAAGTTAATCCTGACGGAAAAGACCGATTATACTATTTTAACCACTACCGACCCTAAGCAGGCCCTTGATTGGCACCGGGAGCACCACGCCGATGTCTTTATCAGCGATCTGCGGATGCCTCAAATGGAAGGGATCGAACTTTTGAAGCTGGTCAAAGACCTGGATCCCGACACGCCTTTTATCATCATGACTGCCTTTGGCACCATTGAGTCGGCAGTGGAGGCCATGCGCCAGGGCGCTTTTGATTACATTACAAAGCCTTTCCGCAAAGAACAGATATTGATGACTATCAATAAAGCCTTCAATCAGCGGCGGAAATCCCAAGCCCGGGCCTAG
- a CDS encoding sigma-54-dependent transcriptional regulator, which produces MSAKILLVDDEPDMLDMLEMIITDKTPHQVTTTNNPLELTELLTRDTFDLVITDLKMPSMDGIEVIKAVKQHDPDTPVVMITAFGTIESAEEAVRQGAYDFITKPFRKEQILVAISRALEWRGMIKENRELKRMMQESSSQ; this is translated from the coding sequence ATGTCCGCCAAAATATTACTTGTTGATGATGAGCCGGATATGCTGGATATGCTGGAGATGATCATTACGGATAAGACACCCCACCAGGTGACGACGACCAACAATCCTTTGGAACTGACCGAGCTGCTGACCCGCGATACCTTCGACCTGGTCATTACCGACCTGAAGATGCCCTCCATGGATGGGATTGAGGTTATTAAGGCGGTAAAACAGCACGATCCCGATACGCCAGTGGTTATGATCACCGCCTTTGGCACCATCGAGTCGGCAGAAGAAGCAGTCCGCCAGGGCGCTTATGATTTTATTACCAAACCCTTTCGCAAAGAACAGATTCTGGTGGCCATCTCCCGGGCCTTGGAATGGCGGGGCATGATCAAGGAAAACCGGGAACTGAAGCGCATGATGCAGGAATCTTCTTCCCAATGA